One Dunckerocampus dactyliophorus isolate RoL2022-P2 chromosome 18, RoL_Ddac_1.1, whole genome shotgun sequence genomic region harbors:
- the znf385c gene encoding zinc finger protein 385C isoform X4, whose protein sequence is MLIGTSGQGGPLLASLPVGGRPLQPQLDLKHLLPFRLNGSSHLSLFPNFNTMDPVQKAVINHTFGVPQPLKKKQIISCNICHLRFNSTNQAEAHYKGHKHARKLKAIEAQKNRQRRTGEASSGGRDRDRERDRERERTKMAETALPVTVDSSLEEGTSVQSDLDATTLDVKMEDSPRSSIMLTPVSDVSAAELVTLSPPQISETASDTSGPEAPDATEAVVSSAESGSQADASSTNREVQADEDGKKSKAHLHCPVCKVTVNSTSQMEAHNSGTKHKLMLEGQSVLPRRRGKMAAARASCKSKRLGSKGSVGVSSKNFQCEICEIFVNSETQLSQHMNSRRHKDRLAGKPPKPKFTPHSKSQPSSSLASMRWSGCAGVAVSAMKKAFSHYSLTSLSSQTKLALQKQLTKSLTTGFLPGPLTPPTLCTVAANPLALRHPVGAAAATAFIQTPFLGPALFRPAPGPLRAAHTPIIFSPY, encoded by the exons GTACGTCGGGACAGGGGGGGCCTCTTCTCGCCTCACTGCCTGTAGGGGGACGGCCGCTACAACCTCAACTGGACCTCAAACACCTCCTGCCCTTCCGGCTCAACGGGTCCTCCCACCTCAGCCTCTTCCCCAACTTCAACACA atGGACCCTGTCCAGAAGGCGGTGATCAACCACACGTTTGGCGTCCCTCAGCCCCTAAAGAAGAAGCAGATTATCTCCTGCAACATTTGCCATTTGCGCTTTAACTCCACG AACCAGGCAGAAGCGCACTATAAAGGCCACAAGCACGCACGCAAGCTCAAAGCCATCGAGGCCCAGAAAAACCGCCAACGACGGACGGGGGAGGCGTCATCCGGCGGGAGGGACAGAGACAGAGAACGGGACAGAGAGCGGGAAAGGACCAAGATGGCTGAGACAGCACTGCCTGTCACCGTGGACTCAAGCTTAGAGGAGGGAACAA GTGTTCAGTCGGACCTGGACGCGACCACTTTGGACGTAAAGATGGAGGACAGTCCCAGGAGCTCGATCATGTTGACGCCGGTGTCAGACGTCTCTGCAGCCGAGCTGGTCACCCTTTCCCCTCCTCAGATCTCCGAGACGGCCTCCGATACGAGCGGCCCGGAGGCACCGGATGCCACAGAGGCCGTGGTCTCGAGCGCCGAATCGGGCAGCCAGGCGGATGCGTCCAGCACCAACAGGGAGGTGCAAGCGGATGAGGACGGCAAGAAAAGCAAAGCTCACCTCCACTGTCCCGTCTGCAAAGTGACGGTCAACTCCACCTCCCAGATGGAAGCGCATAACAGCG GCACCAAGCACAAACTGATGCTGGAGGGTCAAAGCGTCCTGCCGCGGCGTCGTGGCAAAATGGCAGCCGCTCGGGCCAGCTGCAAGAGCAAGAGGCTGGGCAGCAAAGGCAGCGTGGGCGTGTCCAGCAAGAACTTCCAGTGTGAAATCTGCGAGATCTTCGTAAACTCTGAGACACAACTGAGCCAG CACATGAATAGCAGACGGCACAAGGACAGGCTGGCTGGAAAGCCTCCGAAGCCCAAATTTACCCCCCACAGCAAGAGCCAGCCCAGCTCCAGCTTAGCG AGCATGAGATGGAGTGGCTGTGCAGGCGTGGCCGTGTCGGCCATGAAGAAAGCCTTCAGCCACTACAGCCTCACCTCCCTCTCCTCGCAG ACCAAACTGGCCTTGCAGAAGCAGCTGACCAAGAGCTTGACAACGGGCTTCCTGCCCGGCCCCCTCACGCCGCCGACCCTGTGCACGGTGGCCGCTAACCCGCTGGCTCTGCGCCACCCGGTGGGCGCTGCTGCCGCCACCGCCTTCATACAGACACCCTTCTTGGGGCCCGCACTGTTCCGGCCCGCGCCGGGGCCTCTGCGGGCCGCGCACACGCCCATCATCTTCTCCCCCTACTAA
- the dnajc7 gene encoding dnaJ homolog subfamily C member 7: protein MAMEHCDAMNMDPDIELLSDEELEREADGYKEQGNAYYIQKDYAEAFNYYTKAIDMCPKNASYYGNRAATLMMLCRYREALEDSQQAVRLDNAFMKGHLREGKCHLSLGNAMAATRCFQRVLELEPDNSQAQQELKSADSILEYERMAELGFDKRDYRMVVFCMDRALESASACHRFKILKAECLALLGRYPEAQSVASDILRMDSTNADAMYVRGLCLYYEDCIDKAVQFFVQALRMAPDHEKARLACRNAKALKAKKEEGNKAFKEGSFDAAYDLYSEALTIDPNNIKTNAKLYCNRATVGSKLKKVEQAIEDCSKAIKLDETYIKAYLRRAQCYLDTEQYEDAVRDYEKVYQTEKTKEHKQLLKNAQLELKKSKRKDYYKVLGVDKNATEDEIKKAYRKRALLHHPDRHSSASAEVQKEEEKKFKEVGEAFSVLSDPKKKSRYDSGQDLEDDGMNMGDFDANNIFKAFFGGPGGFSFEASGPGNFFFQFG, encoded by the exons ATGGCGATGGAGCATTGCGATGCCATGAACATGGACCCTGACATAGAATTGCTCAGCGACGAGGAACTGGAACG GGAAGCTGATGGCTACAAAGAGCAAGGCAACGCTTACTACATCCAGAAGGATTACGCCGAAGCCTTCAATTATTACACCAAGGCCATCG ACATGTGTCCAAAGAACGCTAGTTACTATGGGAACCGCGCAGCCACCTTGATGATGCTGTGTCGGTACCGCGAGGCTCTGGAGGATTCCCAGCAAGCAGTGCGGCTGGATAACGCCTTCATGAAG GGCCACCTGCGAGAGGGGAAGTGCCACTTGTCCCTCGGCAATGCCATGGCGGCCACTCGCTGTTTCCAGAGAGTTCTGGAGCTGGAGCCGGACAACAGCCAAGCACAACAGGAG CTGAAGAGCGCCGACTCCATCTTGGAGTACGAGCGAATGGCGGAGCTCGGGTTCGACAAGCGAGACTACCGCATG GTGGTCTTCTGCATGGACCGAGCCCTGGAGTCGGCCTCCGCCTGCCATCGCTTCAAGATACTGAAGGCGGAGTGCTTAGCCCTGCTGGGACGCTACCCTGAGGCTCAGTCTGTGGCCAG tGACATTCTACGAATGGACTCTACCAATGCAGACGCCATGTACGTGCGCGGTCTGTGTCTGTACTACGAGGACTGCATTGACAAGGCGGTCCAGTTCTTCGTCCAGGCCCTGCGAATGGCTCCGGACCACGAGAAGGCCAGGCTCGCTTGCAGA AACGCCAAAGCACTGAAAGCCAAGAAGGAGGAGGGCAACAAGGCTTTCAAGGAGGGCAGCTTTGACGCGGCCTACGACCTGTACTCTGAGGCGCTCACAATAGACCCCAACAACATCAAAACCAACGCAAAGCTGTACTGTAACAGAGCCACTGTTGGCTCCAAG CTGAAGAAAGTAGAGCAGGCCATTGAAGACTGCTCAAAGGCCATAAAACTGGATGAGACCTACATTAAGGCCTATTTACGGCGAGCGCAGTG CTACTTGGACACCGAGCAGTACGAAGATGCTGTGCGCGACTACGAGAAGGTTTATCAGACGGAGAAGACCAAAG AACACAAACAGCTGCTGAAAAACGCTCAGCTGGAGCTGAAGAAGAGCAAGCGGAAAGACTACTACAAGGTGCTCGGCGTGGATAAGAACGCCACCGAGGACGAGATCAAGAAGGCGTACCGCAAACGGGCGCTCTTGCATCATCCAG ACCGCCACAGCAGCGCCAGCGCCGAGGtgcagaaggaggaggagaagaagttcAAGGAGGTCGGCGAGGCCTTCAGCGTGCTGTCGGACCCCAAGAAGAAGTCTCGCTACGACAGCGGCCAAGACCTGGAGGACGACGGCATGAACATGGGCG ATTTCGATGCCAACAACATTTTCAAGGCTTTCTTTGGCGGGCCGGGAGGTTTCAGTTTTGAAG cCTCCGGACCCGGAAACTTCTTCTTCCAGTTCGGTTAG
- the nkiras2 gene encoding NF-kappa-B inhibitor-interacting Ras-like protein 2 isoform X2: protein METLEDIYIGSIETDRGTREQVRFYDTRGLRDGMEFPRHYYSFADGFVLVYSIDSKESFKRMEALKKDIDRHRDKKEVTIVVLGNKLDKQDERRVDANMAQNWAKNEKVRLWELSVADRRTLIEPFVYLASKMTQPQSKSTFPLSRNKNKGSGPTDG, encoded by the exons ATGGAGACCCTGGAGGACATTTACATCGGCTCCATCGAAACGGACCGCGGCACCAGGGAGCAGGTGCGCTTCTATGACACCCGTGGGCTCCGTGACGGCATGGAGTTCCCTCGCCACTACTACAGCTTTGCCGATGGCTTTGTGCTGGTCTACAGCATCGACAGCAAGGAGTCCTTCAAGCGCATGGAGGCCCTCAAGAAGGACATCGACCGGCACAGAGACAAGAAGGAG GTGACTATTGTGGTTCTGGGTAACAAGCTGGACAAGCAGGACGAGAGGAGGGTGGACGCCAACATGGCGCAGAACTGGGCCAAGAACGAGAAGGTGCGCCTGTGGGAGCTATCGGTGGCAGACCGCCGCACGCTCATCGAGCCGTTCGTGTACCTGGCTAGCAAAATGACGCAGCCGCAGAGCAAGTCCACCTTCCCCCTCAGCAGGAACAAGAACAAGGGCAGCGGTCCGACAGACGGCTGA
- the nkiras2 gene encoding NF-kappa-B inhibitor-interacting Ras-like protein 2 isoform X1, giving the protein MGKSCKVVVCGQAAVGKTAVLEQLLYANHVAGSEPMETLEDIYIGSIETDRGTREQVRFYDTRGLRDGMEFPRHYYSFADGFVLVYSIDSKESFKRMEALKKDIDRHRDKKEVTIVVLGNKLDKQDERRVDANMAQNWAKNEKVRLWELSVADRRTLIEPFVYLASKMTQPQSKSTFPLSRNKNKGSGPTDG; this is encoded by the exons ATGGGCAAAAGCTGCAAGGTGGTGGTGTGTGGCCAGGCTGCAGTCGGTAAAACAGCCGTCCTGGAGCAACTACTCTATGCCAACCACGTTGCGG GTTCGGAGCCCATGGAGACCCTGGAGGACATTTACATCGGCTCCATCGAAACGGACCGCGGCACCAGGGAGCAGGTGCGCTTCTATGACACCCGTGGGCTCCGTGACGGCATGGAGTTCCCTCGCCACTACTACAGCTTTGCCGATGGCTTTGTGCTGGTCTACAGCATCGACAGCAAGGAGTCCTTCAAGCGCATGGAGGCCCTCAAGAAGGACATCGACCGGCACAGAGACAAGAAGGAG GTGACTATTGTGGTTCTGGGTAACAAGCTGGACAAGCAGGACGAGAGGAGGGTGGACGCCAACATGGCGCAGAACTGGGCCAAGAACGAGAAGGTGCGCCTGTGGGAGCTATCGGTGGCAGACCGCCGCACGCTCATCGAGCCGTTCGTGTACCTGGCTAGCAAAATGACGCAGCCGCAGAGCAAGTCCACCTTCCCCCTCAGCAGGAACAAGAACAAGGGCAGCGGTCCGACAGACGGCTGA